A stretch of DNA from Myxococcota bacterium:
ACCGGCATATCTTTTTCTTCGCCTAAAGGGTCTTCCAAATCGGTTTCTAAAATATCCAGCTCGCCCATTTGGGGTACAGACTGCAACCTAATGGGGCAGCCCGGATCATCCACATCCATGAGCGCCGCATAGTAAGGCGTAATGCCCATATGAAACATGGCATCTGACTTTTCAAAAGCTTCCTGCTCTTGCGGGCTGACTTTGATTATTCGCTTCAATTGCTCAATGTTGCGAAAGCGTTCGCGCTGCTGCCAACGCCAATCGTTCCAGGATGCCTCGTCTACTTCTCCCCGCGGACTATGAACAAAGCGCTGCGCCTGTGAATCTGGCATGGCCCTGGTTTCATCGCGAGAATTCGGCAAATCACGCGCGTCACTGGTCGCATTTTTGGCGTTAAAGACAAAACGAATGTCATTTTGAGGCAAGTCGAAAGGCTCTGCTTTACTGGGAGTGTCAACCATGGTTACGCTATAAACATGTTACTCACCAGTTTTATTGCCGGATTCTTAGGCAGCTTATCACCCTGCGTGTACCCGCTCATACCCATCACACTTAGTGTGATGGGTATTCGGCGTTATGATTCTCATTGGCACGGCTTTCGAATCGCGCTGAGCTATGTGGCTGGCATGGTCTTGCTGCATACCGCTTTAGGAGTCCTGTTTGCCTATTTAGGAATTTTAGCGGGTTCAAGCCTGCAAAGTCCATGGCTCAATGCTTTTTTGACCATCATGATGCTTTTGATGGCGCTTAGCTTAATGGGTGTCTTCAACTGGACACTGCCCCCTAAGTTCACCCACATGCTCACGCGAATCGGCGCCAAGCGTGGCCATAAAAGCAGTTTTCTGATGGGTTTGGTTGCCGGGGTTATTGCTGTACCCTGCACCGGGCCAATTCTCGCAGGCATCTTGACTAAGATTGCTGAAACGCAAGACATGGTCGAAGGCTCCTATTTGATGTTTTCCTATGGGCTTGGCATGGGTCTGCCATTTTTGGTCTTGGGAACTTTTTCGTCTTCGATTAGTAAATTGCCCAAGGGCGGGCCTTGGATGAACCGCATTAAGATTTTGCTAGGGCTTATCCTGATTTGGATGAGTTTTAATTATGCGGTGGCCGCATGGAGCGGCTTTGCTCACCCCTCGGCCAGCGAGCAAAACATCGAAGCTCAAATCGACAAAGCGCACGCGGCTAATAAAACCGTCGTTTTGGATTTCTGGGCAGACTGGTGCACGCTATGTCATGAGATGGATGAGAAAACCTTCGGAAATGAGACCGTGAAGGAAGCTTTAAAGAACGTGGAAGTCATTCGGGTAGATGTCACTGTAGACTCGTCAGAAACAAGAGCACTGCAAGAAGCCTACGGAATCGTAGGGCTACCAACCTTGGTGTTTTTAGACAGCGGCAGGAAAGTTAGCGGTTTCGTAGGCCCGAAAGACTTTCTGGAATTGCTAAACGAGCGGTAGCACTGGCTAAACAGCGATCACTCGTACATCCCCGATGTCTTTAGGTAAAATTAGCCGCAACTTGCCATCTTTCCGCTTTTTATCATGGCGCATCGCGTCCCAAAGGTCTTTCTTGGAAATCTCTTTTGGAACGTCCGTGGGCAAACCTAACTTGGTCAGTAATGCTCTGAGGCGCGTCACCATCTTCGGCTGGCATACCTCCTGTTGAAGGGCGTACTCGGCCGCTTGCACCATTCCTATGGCCACAGCTTCTCCGTGGCGGATTTCATAGCAGCTTAATAGCTCGATCGCGTGCCCGAAGGTGTGACCCAGGTTTAGCAGTATGCGCTTATCTTGCTCATATGGGTCTTCACGAACAATTTTAATTTTGACAGCTATGGCTCGGCGAATCACCCATTCGAGGTCCATTTTGCCTTGTTCTAAGTGTTCAAATAACTCCAAATCGCCTATTACCGCGTGCTTTACCACTTCTGCCAGGCCGCATTTCAGCTCTCGTTCAGGGAGCGTTTTTAAAAAGGCGGGGTCGATTAATACCCCGATGGGGTTTTTGAAGGCTCCGACCAAATTTTTGCCCTGGGGCAAATCCACGCCTGTTTTCCCGCCAACACTGGAATCCACCATGGCTAGCAGGCTTGTGGGAACTTGAATGTAATTCATGCCGCGCCAGTACGTGGCTGCCACAAAGCCTGTTATGTCGCCCACAACGCCGCCGCCTAAAGCCATCAATGTGTCATGCCTAGTGAAATCGCCATCTAACAGTGCGTTGTACAGACTCGCTACAGTGGCCAGAGTTTTGTGCGACTCGCCTTCTGGAATATTGATAAGCTCACCAATTTTCGGTTGGTGCTGCGCTGCTATTTCAGGGTTACTAATCACCGCCAACTTTCGCTGCGTCAATCCTAGCCATTCCAAAAAGTCCGGAAGCTCCTCGTAAGCTCCTGAGCGGATTATCACTGGATAAAAGCTATCTTTGGGGACTTCAAACCTGGCATCGAGCTCATAAAGACGTGCAATGCGCTCCGCAATCTTATCGGGCGCTTCTTTGTGGCTTTCTACCTGATGAAATATCTTGTCATAAATTGGTTGGCGCTCTACCCACAACTGCTTGGCATGCGGCGCCAGGGGCCGTTTTTGATTGCGAGACAATCGCTCAGCCAGCACTTCAAAGGGCGCTCTTAAACAAAAGATTGAATGCTCAGCAAATAAATCGCGATTCCCCTGGGGAATTAAGGCTCCGCCCCCTGAAGCAATAATAACGCCCGACTTTCGAGATAATTCAAAACAAAGTTGCCGTTCTAATTCCCTGAAAAAAGGCTCACCGTATTCCGCAAAGATTTGTTGGACCGTTTTACCTTGTCGCTCTTCGATGGTGCGATCCATATCCACAAAAGGCATGGACAGTTTTTCGGCCAAAATTCGACCAATTCGGCTTTTGCCGCTGCCCATAAAACCAGCCAAAATGATATTTCGGCCTAGCATAGCTCTATCCTGGCAGTGGTTTTTTTGATAAAAATCTGGCTCATGCCTGTCCATAACATGCTTTATACTACGACAAAAGCCGACGAAGGCCTGCGTCTGGATTTGATTTGGTCTCGTCAAATCCCAGATGGCTCGCGCTCGCGCGTTCAATCCTGGCTCAAAAGCATGGGCGAGAAACCATCTAGATTGGTAAAGGCTGGCGAAATTATATCCTTGGATATTCCAGCGCGCAAACAAACAAATCTCATCGCTCAAGATTTACCCATCGAGATTATTTACGAAGACGCAGACCTAATCGTATTAAATAAAAATGCGGGCGTGGTGGTTCATCCAGGCGCTGGCAATCCAGACGGCACCTTAGTTAACGCCCTGCTACATCATTTCCCAGGCTTAGTGGTCGGAGACAGCGAACGCCCGGGCATTGTGCACCGCTTAGACAAAGATACATCGGGCTTAATGATCATTGCTCGGCATGATTTAAGTCATAAACGTTTGAGCGAGGCGTTTAAAAATCGAGAAGTTCGCAAAATCTATCGTGCTTTGTGCGTGGGCGGATTTAAACAAAGCGAGTTTGAACTAAAAACCGGACATGCCAGACATCCGACTAACCGCAAACGCTTTACCACCAAAAAGCAAACCGAGCGTCTTGCTCACTCGAAATTTCTAGTGACCGGTC
This window harbors:
- a CDS encoding cytochrome c biogenesis protein CcdA, producing the protein MLLTSFIAGFLGSLSPCVYPLIPITLSVMGIRRYDSHWHGFRIALSYVAGMVLLHTALGVLFAYLGILAGSSLQSPWLNAFLTIMMLLMALSLMGVFNWTLPPKFTHMLTRIGAKRGHKSSFLMGLVAGVIAVPCTGPILAGILTKIAETQDMVEGSYLMFSYGLGMGLPFLVLGTFSSSISKLPKGGPWMNRIKILLGLILIWMSFNYAVAAWSGFAHPSASEQNIEAQIDKAHAANKTVVLDFWADWCTLCHEMDEKTFGNETVKEALKNVEVIRVDVTVDSSETRALQEAYGIVGLPTLVFLDSGRKVSGFVGPKDFLELLNER
- the aroB gene encoding 3-dehydroquinate synthase produces the protein MLGRNIILAGFMGSGKSRIGRILAEKLSMPFVDMDRTIEERQGKTVQQIFAEYGEPFFRELERQLCFELSRKSGVIIASGGGALIPQGNRDLFAEHSIFCLRAPFEVLAERLSRNQKRPLAPHAKQLWVERQPIYDKIFHQVESHKEAPDKIAERIARLYELDARFEVPKDSFYPVIIRSGAYEELPDFLEWLGLTQRKLAVISNPEIAAQHQPKIGELINIPEGESHKTLATVASLYNALLDGDFTRHDTLMALGGGVVGDITGFVAATYWRGMNYIQVPTSLLAMVDSSVGGKTGVDLPQGKNLVGAFKNPIGVLIDPAFLKTLPERELKCGLAEVVKHAVIGDLELFEHLEQGKMDLEWVIRRAIAVKIKIVREDPYEQDKRILLNLGHTFGHAIELLSCYEIRHGEAVAIGMVQAAEYALQQEVCQPKMVTRLRALLTKLGLPTDVPKEISKKDLWDAMRHDKKRKDGKLRLILPKDIGDVRVIAV
- a CDS encoding RluA family pseudouridine synthase, producing MLYTTTKADEGLRLDLIWSRQIPDGSRSRVQSWLKSMGEKPSRLVKAGEIISLDIPARKQTNLIAQDLPIEIIYEDADLIVLNKNAGVVVHPGAGNPDGTLVNALLHHFPGLVVGDSERPGIVHRLDKDTSGLMIIARHDLSHKRLSEAFKNREVRKIYRALCVGGFKQSEFELKTGHARHPTNRKRFTTKKQTERLAHSKFLVTGLFSLSKLVPKVSELVIEIFTGRTHQIRAQLADIGHPLLGDNLYGGPKTPGFDRHALHAEELFFNHPITGKAMHFHVPANFDIALKAC